Sequence from the Maribellus comscasis genome:
ATTTTTTTACTGGCCTTCCCGTTGCCTTTTTTTCTAAAAGATTCAATAAACAGCGAAAAGAGCGAACCTGCTGATGAGAAAGAGTCAGTACCAATAAAAACCATTCTGAAAAATCGAAATTTTTACCTCCTCGCCTTTGGAAGTATGTGTTCGATAGGGGCAGTGGGAGGTATGGGGCAACACCTGAAACTTTATTTGCGCGATCTGGATTTTTCTCAGGCGCACGCTGCAAATATCATGTCGCTGGTTTTGTTATCGAGCCTTGCCGGAAGAGTTTTTATGGGCTGGCTCGCTGATACCATCAACCGAAAATACGTTATGCTTTTGATATATTTAATTGTTGGTGGCGCTATTCTCACTTTGTTGCTTCCACCGTTCCCGGGGCGAATTTATGTGTTTGCGGTTGCTTTTGGACTGGGGCTGGGCGGCGATTATATGATTATCCCTTTAATGGCAGCCGACCACTTTGGGATCAAAACACTGGGAAGGACAATGGGAATTATTCTCGTAGCTGATGGTATTGCTGAATCAGCGCTTCCCGTGGTTGTTAGCCTGGTGTATAACGATACCGTTGGTTATTCAATCGGTTTTACCATTTTGCTGTGTATTGCCCTTTCCGGTGCTGCAATTATTTCATTCCTGCCAAAAGTGAGCCAAAAAGTTGTAAACAAAGATAAATTTTGAGGAAAAAGAGATGAAGAGAAGGATAGATATTGATAATTCAATAAACGAAAATTCAGCTTTGGATTTAATGGACGATTCTGCGTTTGCCGATGTCGTGATTCTAAACGGAAAGGTGCTTACTATTGACGAAAATTTCGCCATTGCTGAAAGTATTGCCATTAGGGGAGACCGGATTTTAAAAGTGGGAACGCAAGCCGAAATCAGGCAACTAATAAACATCGATACAAAGGTTATTAACGTTGAAGGCA
This genomic interval carries:
- a CDS encoding MFS transporter, which codes for MKRSNSNNTYVLTTAFFSLLGLSGFAHYGLPFFFDFMVEDFGYTRAEVTSGFAVAKIIVAPLFGFIAGWLIDRFGSRRLMMLGAFLVGIAFIGLSFSGVLWMFYLFYVFKSLGYVFGGPLPCQVLISRRFQLNRGKAMGLAYLGIGVGGAIVPIIATNLEKFLGWQMALSALGIIIFLLAFPLPFFLKDSINSEKSEPADEKESVPIKTILKNRNFYLLAFGSMCSIGAVGGMGQHLKLYLRDLDFSQAHAANIMSLVLLSSLAGRVFMGWLADTINRKYVMLLIYLIVGGAILTLLLPPFPGRIYVFAVAFGLGLGGDYMIIPLMAADHFGIKTLGRTMGIILVADGIAESALPVVVSLVYNDTVGYSIGFTILLCIALSGAAIISFLPKVSQKVVNKDKF